From a region of the Ovis aries strain OAR_USU_Benz2616 breed Rambouillet chromosome 2, ARS-UI_Ramb_v3.0, whole genome shotgun sequence genome:
- the C2H9orf57 gene encoding uncharacterized protein C9orf57 homolog — MEKDPASSVGGVICRQCNLSIPFHGCLLDFGTCRTKPGQYCIKEVLIKGGIHWYSIEGCTESQDQCFQRILTPHQIYSTHCCYRPLCNF; from the exons ATGGAGAAAGATCCGGCATCAT CTGTTGGAGGTGTGATTTGTAGACAATGCAACCTCTCAATCCCCTTTCATGGATGTCTTTTGGACTTTGGAACCTGCAGAACAAAACCTGGACAGTACTGTATAAAAGAGGTCCTTATTAAAG GTGGAATTCATTGGTATTCAATTGAAGGCTGCACAGAAAGCCAAGACCAGTGTTTTCAGAGAATTCTGACACCTCATCAAATTTACTCTACTCACTGCTGCTATCGTCCTTTGTGCAATTTCTGA